A genomic stretch from Salarias fasciatus chromosome 18, fSalaFa1.1, whole genome shotgun sequence includes:
- the myadmb gene encoding myeloid-associated differentiation marker homolog translates to MAIVLHSSPLLWTRLAALVFTCVAFSVAVHGGRLYHGTKDWCMFCWAFGFAGTLLVLLVELFGLQSRAPVSWKNFPITFACYSAVFCLSASIIFPLYYLKGSSGPNETRDYRIVSTVFSCLATIAYMSEVSISKARPGEVAGYMATAPGLLKVCETFVACVIFVFVSDPVLYDRHDALKYCMSVYCICFILSAGIIMLCIGECTGCLPFPFARFLSGYALLAVVLYLSATIIWPIFNFDPRHGGNKNRPYQCSSAMGLCIWDKLMAVAVLSAVNFILYLADLIYSTRLVFVSA, encoded by the coding sequence ATGGCCATCGTCCTCCACTCCAGCCCTCTGCTCTGGACACGGCTAGCAGCCCTGGTCTTCACCTGCGTGGCCTTCTCTGTGGCCGTGCACGGCGGCAGATTGTACCACGGCACCAAGGACTGGTGCATGTTCTGCTGGGCCTTCGGCTTCGCCGGcaccctgctggtcctgctggtggaGCTCTTCGGGCTGCAGTCCAGAGCCCCGGTGTCCTGGAAGAACTTCCCCATCACCTTCGCCTGCTACTCCGCCGTCTTCTGCTTGTCCGCCTCCATCATCTTCCCCCTGTACTACCTCAAGGGCTCCTCGGGGCCAAACGAGACCCGCGACTACCGCATCGTGTCCACCGTCTTCTCCTGCCTGGCCACCATCGCCTACATGAGCGAGGTGAGCATCAGCAAGGCGCGTCCCGGCGAGGTCGCCGGCTACATGGCCACGGCCCCCGGCCTGCTGAAAGTCTGCGAGACCTTTGTGGCCTGCGTCATCTTCGTCTTCGTCAGCGACCCCGTGCTGTACGACCGCCACGACGCCCTCAAGTACTGCATGTCCGTCTACTGCATCTGCTTCATCCTGTCGGCGGGCATCATCATGCTCTGCATCGGCGAGTGCACCGGCTGTCTCCCCTTTCCGTTCGCCCGCTTCCTGTCGGGCTACGCTCTGCTGGCCGTGGTCCTCTACCTCTCAGCGACCATCATCTGGCCCATTTTCAACTTCGACCCCAGACACGGGGGGAACAAGAACAGGCCGTACCAGTGCAGCAGCGCGATGGGACTGTGCATCTGGGATAAGCTCATGGCGGTGGCTGTGCTCTCTGCCGTCAACTTCATCCTGTACCTGGCCGACCTGATCTACTCCACCCGCCTGGTCTTCGTCAGTGCTTGA